GCAGCCATTTGTCCGCGTTTCAAGTACCCATTCGGCTGAAATTCTTTTTTCTCATTGCCCATGAAAATCTCTTCATCGGCCATGGCCGCGATCAGTGCATATTGCGGATGTGACTTGCTGACGTCAGAAAATTTTACATCAGGCCGGTTAGTTAACGGCAGCTTTAGTGCACGCTGAATCATTCCCGATGCTTCCAGACGTGTAATCGGTTCATTGGCACGAAACTTGGTGTTCGGCTGTTCAATGATTACGCCACGGTCGGCCAAGTATTGAATTTCAGCAGCTGCTGAGTGCTGTGAGCTGACGTCCTGGAAGGCTGCAGCGACGGATGAATCAGGAAAAGCAGATACGGCCAACAGGATTGCCAGCAATAGCCCGCAAATTTTTTTCAAGTGAAGACACTTCCATTCTATTAAATTGATTTGCCTTAACTATACCTGAGCAATATTTCTTTGTATAGAAATAATTCTAAAAAGTGGCAGTTTCTGCTGAGCGAGGCGGATGCTGCAGGCAATGCTGGCATCCGTATGTTATAACGCTGAAGATGCTATGTGCCCCGCTTATGCCCTCGCATGACCAATCACGCAAAAAAGATGCCCCGTGAAGTTTTGTAACTTCACGGGGCATCTGTAAACAATATGAATAGCAGTTCACCGACTGCCTTAATTCATGTATTGGTTACGTTAAGACGTTTTTCAAAATGGCTACCGCCTGATCAATTTCTTCTTTAGAAACCGTCAGCGGAGGCAACAGACGGATGACATGGGTTCCTGCAGGCACAAGCAGCAGGCCTTGTTTTTCGGCTTCTTGAATATACGGCCCAATCTCTTTGCTGGAATGGATACCTATCAATAAACCGTTGCCCCGAACGGTATATTTTCCGCCGGGCAATTCAGCCTGAAGCTGTTTCTTGAGGTAGGCTGCATGTTCTTGAACGTTTTTCAGGAAAGCGGGATCAAATACATGATCAACTACGGTTTGTGCCACAGAGACAGCCAGCGGATTGCCGCCGAATGTTGTACCGTGTGAACCCGGTCCGAATGTATCGAAAAACTTTTCCCCTGCCAGCAATGCACCGATCGGGAAACCGCCGCCAAGCCCTTTTGCAAGAGAAATGATATCCGGTTTCAATGCAGTCTGTTCGTACGCATAGCGGGTGCCTGTGCGGCCAATTCCAGTCTGCACTTCGTCGATGATCAGAAGAATGCCGTGTTCTCTGCACGCTTCCATGATTGCCTCTGCAAAAGCCGGTTCGACGGAGTTGACACCGCCCTCAGCCTGAATGACTTCAAGCATGATTGCGGCAACATTTCCATTCACCGCCTGCTTCAGTGCAGTCACGTCATTAAAAGGCAACGCTTCAAAGCTCTCGAGCATCGGGCCAAAACCTGCCTGAATCTTATCCTGTCCGGTTGCTGACATTGCGCCGAACGTCCGGCCGTGGAATGACTGTTTGAAAGTAAGGATCAGATGCTTCCCTGTATGTTTTCTTGCCAGCTTGATTGCAGCTTCATTCGCTTCCGCACCGCTGTTGCAAAATAACGCATAGGACAGGTCAGTATGTTTCGTTAATGATTCTGCAAGCTTTTCCTGCTCAGGACTTTCAAATAGATTTGAAATATGCCATAGTTTTTCACTCTGTTCCTGCAGCGCTTTGACAATCGCAGGGTGAGCATGACCTAAGCTGACGACAGCTATGCCGCTCGTAAAGTCCAGGTACTCTTTCCCTTTGTCGTCTGTCACGATGGTACCCTGTCCTTTGACGAGATGTACCGCGCGTCTTGCGTAGTTATTAAATAAAGAAGTCACACAATTGCCTCCTCATTGGTAATGACCGTGCCGTTTAACTGCTGACCAACAATCTGTACCGACGGAATCCCCGCTTCAAGACAGTCAATCGCCGCCATTACTTTCGGAATCATTCCGCCGTATATCTCCTCGGTCTTAATCCAGCCGCGAATAGCTTCGGGTCTTACTTCAGCCTGCGGTTCATCATGAATTCTGATTCCCGGTGTATCGGTCACCAGCAGTAAACTTTCCGCATTCACAGCCAATGCAATCTGACTTGCGACAGTGTCCGCATTGACATTCAAGGCCTCTCCTGAAGCAGTCGCGCCGATACAGGAAATGACAGGAATCACACCTGCATCCAGCAATGTATCCAAAATGTCCGTCTTCACTTCCCGGATTTCTCCTACATAGCCGTATGTTTCGAAATCCAGCAGATCACATGTGAATAAATTTGCATCGAATCCGCTTAAACCAACTGCCTGTATCCCTTCTTGATTGAAGCGGTGGACCAGCGCGGGGTTGACTTGACCAATCAAAATAGATTGCACGATTCCAATTGCTTCTGCAGACGTGACACGAAAACCGTTCACTACTGTTGAAGCGATTTCCCGCTCTGCCAGTTCCTGATTAATATTCGGGCCGCCTCCATGGACGATAAGTAATTGTATGCCATCTGCCTGCATTTCTTTCACGCGATGGAAAAATGATTCGCTCAGCTCGTCCAGCATGCTGCCGCCGAGTTTGATAACCTGCCGTTTAGGTACGGTAGGTTGCATTGATTTGGACGTAGTCATATGTCAGATCGCACCCCCATGCTTTTCCCTGGCCAGTTCCCTCGTTTAACTCAATCGCAAATTTCACTTCATGCTGCTTTAAATAAACCAAAAGTTTTTCTTCTGAAAATGGAATCGGTTCGCCGCCGTCTACTACAAGCGTATCACCGATATAAATTTTGATGTCTTCCGGGTTAACTGTCGCGCCGCTGTAGCCGACCGCCGCAATAATTCGGCCCCAATTGGCGTCGCAGCCGAATACTGCTGTTTTGACAAGCGGTGAACCTACAACGGATTTTGCAATCTTTCGTGCTTCTTCATCAGTTGCCGCACCCGTTACTTTTGTTTCAATCAGCTTCGTTGCACCTTCGCCGTCTTTCGCAATCATTTTCGCTAAGTCACGCGAGACAGCGTGTACTGCGTCAACAAAAGATTGCCATTCAGGATGGTCAGGCGTCAACGTTTTATTTCCTGCCATGCCGTTTGCCATAACCAGCACCATATCGTTTGTTGAAGTATCCCCGTCAACTGTAATGGAGTTGAACGTCACATCAGTAACATTTTTTAAAGCAAGCTGCAGATGTTCTGATTCGACGTTTGCGTCGGTCGTGATGAATCCAAGCATAGTCGCCATATTCGGCTCAATCATACCTGAACCTTTCGCTACTCCCGCCACGATGACTTCGCGGTCATCAATCACTGTTGCATACGCTGTATTTTTTGTTACGGTATCCGTTGTCAAGATCGCCTGCGAAAACTGAATCGAGCCTTCTAAAGTATCCATAGGATTCAGTTTTTCAATTCCGGCCAGCAAAGGTTCCATTTTCATTTGTTCACCAATGACGCCTGTTGAAGCAACCCCGACCAAGTGCTGATCAATACCTAAGTGTTCAGCCGTTTTTTGCTGCATCGTAATTGCATCTTTCATGCCTTGTTTGCCTGTGCATGCATTCGCATTGCCCGAATTAATGACAATCGCCTGCATTTTTTGTGTCTCATACACAACTTGCTTTGTGACCTGAAGCGGAGCTGCCTGGATTGCATTCGTTGTGAAGACACCCGCTACACTCGCCGGCACTTCGCTGACCAATAAAGCCAGATCATTCTTCTTATGCTTCAGTCCGCAGTGAATACCGACTGCTTTATATCCTTTTGGTGAAATGATATTTTTACGCGAGATGCGCTTCATGCTTTCGATGGTTTCCATATAAGTGCTCCCCTCAATTCTCTGTTTCTTATTATCTGCCGATTAAATCCATAATGGAATGTTCATAATTCCAGTCGTTTCATCCAGACCATATTGGATATTCATATTTTGAATTGCCTGTCCCGCAGCACCTTTTACCACATTATCAATCACTGCTATAACTGTAGCCTGATTCGTCCGCGGATCCACCTTGACATGTATATCGCAATAATTGGAGCCGTAGACCTGTTTCGTGCCGATTTTTTGGATTCCCGTCAAAACCCGAACGAACGGACTATCCTTATATGTTTCTTGCAGGCAGTTTACTAGCTGCTCTTCCGTCACTTGCCCGTTCACTTTTGCATAGCTTGTTGCCATGATTCCTCTTGTCATTGGCACAAGATGAGTGGTGAATGTAACAGGTTCCGGCTGATCAGCGAACAGATTCATCGCCTGCTCGATTTCCGGTATATGCTGGTGCTGATGTATTTTATAAATAGAGAAGTTCTCATTCGTTTCACTAAAATGTGTCGCTTGGCTCGGCTTGTTGCCTGCGCCGGAGATCCCGCTTTTCGCATCGATAATTAATTGACTTCCATCAATCAATTTATTCTTAAGCAGCGGCAACAGCGAAAGGAGTACTGCCGTTGGGTAACATCCTGGATTCGCAATGAATTCTGCTTCAGCGATTTCACTTTTATTCCATTCCGGAAGCCCATACACACTTCTCTCCAGAAATTCACGTGCGGGTGCGTCTTTTTGATACCATTGTTCAAACACTGCCGGATCCTTCAATCGAAAATCTCCTGACAAATCAATTAACTTTGGACCTGTTCCCACTAACGGCGGAAGCAGTGCTGTCGTAACGCCAGCCGGTGTACTGAAAAATACGGTATCCAGCCCGCTGATATACTCCGGTTCTATTGCCTGCATCGGCTGATCGTGAACACTCACGAGATGCGGATATTTTTCAGAAAAAATGGTCCCCTCTTCAGAGGATGTGAATAAATCAATCTGTTCGATTTCCGGGTGGTTTTGCAGCAACCGAATCAATTCGAGGCCACCATACCCGGACGCTCCTATGATTCCTACCTTCAACGTCATCACCTCATTATTCATTACTGATAAGTATACGGATGTATAATTATAAAGTCAACTGTATTTTTATTTATTGACAGTTAATTTACTCACTTCTTTTCCAGTCTTGCAGAAAAGGTGCGTCTTTCCCTTCACTATATGTTATTATTATGGAGAGTATAATAAGATCAAATGAATACAGGAATTTCAGGAGGCTATTATGGTAGATTTATTAAAATTATCAGGGAAAAATATTGTAATTATGGGTGTCGCGAATGAACGCAGCATAGGCTGGGGCGTGGCAAAAGCATTGTTTTCAGTCGGGGCGAATGTCATTTTCACCTACCGTAAAGACCGTTCACGTGAAAAGCTGGAAAAGGCATTGGAGAAAAATGAATTTACCGCAGCACAAATTGTGCAGTGTGATGTAAATAGTGATGAAAGCATCGAACACGCTTTCAAAACCATCGGAGAACAGGTCGGTGTCATCCATGGTGTGGTTCACTCTATCGCATTCGCGCATCAGCAAGATCTGCATAATCCATTCGTTGAAACTACACGTGAGGGCTATGCATTCGCGCAAGATTCCAGTTCGTATTCACTGGTGGCGGCAGCACGTGAAGCACGTCATTATATGACGGAAGGCGGCGCAATCGTTACGATGAGTTATTTAGGAGCTGAACGTGTTCTCGAAGGTTATAACGTAATGGGTGTGGCGAAGGCAGCTCTTGAAGCGTCTGTGCGCTACCTGGCTTCTGAGCTTGGTGAACAAAATATTCGTGTCAATGCAATCTCTGCCGGTGCGGTCCGTACATTATCCGCAAAAGGTGTTCCTTCCTTTAATACAATTCTCGGCCAGATTGAAGAACGTGCACCATTGAAACGAAATGTAAAACCGGAGGAAGTTTCGGATATGACGATAGCGATGCTCAGTAATTTATCAAGCGGTGTGACGGGCGAGGTCATCTATGTGGATGCCGGCTATCACATTATGGGGTAAATAGATGAAGGATTCTCTTCGGGGAGTCCTTTTTTCAGGGTCTTTTTTCCATCATTGCTGTTAATTGAGAATCTCTTTCAGCAAACTTGACAGAACATTATCACTTATCATATAGTATTACAGCAACATAATGAATACCTGTGCGATTTATCATTTTCAAGATACATACGCTTCTCAGAGTACATCAGGAGGAATTCCAAATGAAAAGTTTTACAAAATTCGATACGATAAAGTTAGGGCTAACGATGTTTGCCCTCTTTTTTGGCGCGGGAAATATGATTTTTCCGCCTCTTCTCGGTCAGCAGGCCGGTACACAGACGTGGATCACACTGGCTGGATTTTTAATTACAGGTGTCGGCCTGCCTTACCTCGGCGTCGTCGCTGTGACAATGAGCGGAAATCAATTAAGCGATTTGGCAAGTAAAGCATCTCCTTTATTCGCCATGATCTTCCCTCTTATTGTCTATCTCTCCATCGGTCCTTTCTTTGGTATGCCAAGAACTGCAACGGTATCATTTGAAATTGCGGTATCGCCATTTGTGCCCGCTTCAGCTGAAACATTGGCTTTGGCAATTTTCTCCATTACCTTCTTTGCAATCACGATTTGGCTGGCATTAAAGCCGAATAAAATTGTGGACCGTTTCGGCAGTATTCTGACCCCTGCCCTGCTGGCTATCGTTACATTGATTATCGTGACAGGAATTATAAAGCCTGTTGGTCAAGCCGGCCCCGCCATGGAGCCATTCACAGAAGCGCCTTTTGCAAAGGGATTTATTGAAGGATATGGAACTATGGATGCGATTGCCGCACTCGTTTTTGCGATTATAGTCATTAACGCTGTGAAGGCAAAAGGCATTACAGACCGCAAAGCAATCACTTCGATTACGATGAAAGCCGGAACCATTGCTGTGGTGGGCTTAAGTCTGGTCTATGCAGGCCTTGCGTATTTGGGATCGACAAGCCGTATTGTGGCGGAAGGTGCGGATAACGGAGGCGATATTTTAGCGAAGCTTGCATATGCGCTGATGGGAAACAGCGGATTGTATCTGCTCGGTCTCGCTGTTACACTTGCCTGTTTGACAACAGCTGTCGGGCTGGTCTCCGCGAGTTCTACCTATCTATCCAAGATGATACCCGGGATTTCATACAAAATGCTCGTATTCGTAATTTGTACATTTACTACTATCGTGGCGAATATCGGCTTAACAAAATTGCTTGAAATTACGCTGCCGGTATTAATCGGCGTTTATCCGCTGGCAATTGTGCTGATTTCATTCCGGCTGTTTCACCCGTTATTTAAAGGCTATCACGAAGTGTATATCCTCGGATTGCTTGCTGCCGGTATTATCGGGTTCTTTGATCTGCTGAGTGCATTCAAAATCAATCTGGGACCGGTTACATATTTTTTGAAGTTTCTGCCTTTATATGAACAAGGCCTTGGCTGGATCATTCCCGCACTCGTATTCGGTCTGATCGGCTTTATCGTTGCCTATGCCCAGCGGAAACCGCTAGTTGAATAATCAAATGAATAATTACTGATGATGAAAAGCCTGCGGATTTCCGCAGGCTTTTTTGATACCTATAAATTGGAAGTGCAGCTTCGCCTAGTGGTTCCCTGAAACTGCGGATCGGTCAAGTTGCCCGATTATGCGGGTGCGGGTTGATGAAGAGAGCTGCTTCATCTGCCTCTTACTCGCCTTTCATCAATCCTTTGTTACCCTTTGTAATAATTGTTTCATAGTCAATATAATCGTAGATATCATTTTCAATTTGCTCACTGAATTGCTGAAGCTCCCCAACTGTCAAGTCTTCAATCGCTTTGTTTTCCTGCTCGCAATAGATGATCATTTTACCGACGATTTCGTGGGCATCACGGAATGGTGTGCCTTTAGCGACCAAATAATCGGCCACTTCCGTTGCATTCAGAAATCCGCCTTTGATGGCTGCTTTCATTTGATCAGCATTCACTTGTAATGTATCTATCATTTTGGACATCACTTCCAGGCAATCCAATACCGTATCAAGCGCATCAAAGAATTGTTCTTTATCTTCCTGCATGTCCTTATTATATGTCAGCGGTAAACCTTTCAATGTCGTCAGCAGTGCAAACAGCGAGCCATATACACGTCCTGTCTTCCCGCGGATCAGTTCAGCCGCATCCGGATTTTTCTTTTGCGGCATGATGCTGCTTCCTGTGGAATATGCATCCGAGATCGTGACGAAGCGGAATTCCTGGCTGCTCCAAAGAATCAGCTCTTCACTCAGACGGCTCATGTGCATCATGATCAGTGAGAAATCAGACAGTAGTTCCAACAGATAGTCGCGGTCGCTGACGCCGTCGAGGAAATTATCAACAGGCTTATCAAAACCGAGCAAGTCCGTTGTCACCTGACGGTCAATATCATGCGTCGTACCCGCAAGTGCGCCGCAGCCCAGCGGATTTTCATTCAGTATCTCTGCGGCATTTTGCACACGCTTTTTATCGCGTTTGAACATTTCCGCGTAAGCGCCCAAATGATGTCCGAATGTCACAACTTGTGCGCGCTGCAAATGTGTATAGCCTGGCATGATGACATTATTTGCTTTGCCTTTCGCTTCAAGCGAATCGATCAGCACCTGTAATGCATCCATAACGACAGCTGTTTGATTCCTTGCATACTGTCTCATATCGACCGCTACCTGGTCGTTTCGGCTGCGCGCTGTATGTAATTTTTTGCCGGCTTCCCCCACCCGTTCGGTCAAGTGCATTTCAACGAATGAATGGATATCTTCATAGTTGCCTTCGATCGGTAATGCGCCTGATTCAATATCTGCTAAAATAGACTGTAATCCGTTAACGAGCAATTCGCCTTCTTCAGGTGATAATAGATCTGAATGAACTTGCATCGTGACATGCGCGAGACTCCCCGCGATATCCTCTTTGTACAGCCGATAATCAACGGGCAGGGAGCTGTTGAACTTCTCCATGATTTCATCTGCTTTACTGCTAAAACGTCCGCCCCAAAGTTTCATTGTTCATCAAACCTCTCCAATTGTATTTTTATGCGAATTCATGTATGAATCATATCGACGTTACACAGTTGTAACGGTTCTATTCTTTTATAATGACACAGTGACAGACATTTTTCTACTTTCAGTTATACAGCAAAAAGTTGCATAAACAGCGGAGTCATGCGATAATAGATGCACTACAAATGAATGAGTGATGGCAATGAGAAACTTTGTCCCAAACCAACAATTAAAATGTATCCAAACCTCGCCTGCACTAGGCGAGGTTTTTTTGTTGCTTAAAGGAAACACTAGCAGAGGAGAGAAACTATTATGACTACCCGTACACAGGAACATTCTTTTTCTTCGGTCCTGGCTATCTGGATCAGCCTAATTAGTAATATTGTGTTAACTGTTTTAAAACTCATCGTTGGTTTCATTTTCAAGAGCCCCGTTCTGCTCGCAGACGGTTTCCACAACGCAGGAGATGTGGTCGCTTCAGCGGCTGCGCTGACATCCATGCGGATTTCAAAACGGCCTGCTGATGAAGATCATCCGTACGGTCACGGTAAAGCGGAAGTCATCGGTTCCAGTATCGTAGCGATTATTTTAGGTTTAGCTTCCATTTATATTGCATTTGAAGCCGTACTGGCGTTATTTGAAGAACCGGCAGCTGCGAGTACAATTGCATTGCTCACGGCAGTCTTATCACTTGTGTGGAAATATGTATTGTATGTGTATACAATACGCGTCGGAAAGGCTGAAAACAGTAAAGGACTCATCGCGACGGCCTATGATCATTTAGCGGATGTTTACGCCTCGCTTGCAGCAGTTGTCGGAATCGGACTCGCGTTACTCGGTGATGCCTACGATTGGCCGCTGCTGGCTTATGGTGATCCAATAGCGGGGATCATTGTATCCATTCTTGTATTCAAGATTGCCATGGAAATTGGTAAAGAAAGCGTCGACATTTTAATGGAGAAAAGTGTTTGCGATGACCGTCTTCTCTCCTTTGAAGAGCTGATCTGCTCAATTCCTGAAGTGAAACGAATTGACCGTCTTCGCGCAAGAGAGCATGGCCACTATGTATTGGTCGATATTCGCATCGGTGTCGCCGGTGATTTGACAATTCAGGAAGGACATATCATCTCTAGCAGATTGCGCAATTTAATTATGGCTGAAAATGAAGATGTCGATGAAGTGTTAATTCACTTAAATCCGTGGTATCCCGAAAAATAATCCGTTATACTTACTATCGAGGAGTGAATGAAATGAATCCATTAACAATCAACACGATAGAAATTTGTGTGAAAGAAACAGAAGAAATCCAGCGTACCCCAGATGAGCGTTTTTTACAGCAGCCGATTTCTTATTTGAAGTCAGAGATCACTGAATTCCTTTTTATTGATTCTCCTGATTTCGACAACATTCAAGTCGATTCGCTTGTACTGGAAGTAGATGATATGTTTAAGACATATATGGCACTGTTCGGCTTACAGGGCAGAAAAAAAGAAGGCGAAGCAATCCGTTCATATATTGAAGAAAAGCTTCAGCATCAGCTGACCGGTTTTAGCATGTCATTTTCAGACAATGAAGGTTTCTGGGAAGTGAATATGCCGCTTGATCCAATCGAAGGGTTTAACGAAAGCATGCCGATTCAAGATGCCCTGCAGCTGCTTCATGACGCACTTGGCGGCCTGAATGAAATGAGAACGGAAAACCAATGACTTCTCAATTTTTGTATACGTATATCCGGCATCGCGATGAGCAAGAATTATGCCGGATGGAAATGCGGGCTTTCTTCGGGAAGGATGTCAGCGGCAATGTGCTGAAAAGCGATATTGCAGTTGACCCTTCCCGAAGCCCATTTATGCAGGCCCGGCTTGAAGTGTGGCTGGAAGCGGATAGTATAGAACAATTAGAAGAGAAATCTTCCCGTCTGGATGTGGCTCCGCTATTTAAAACCGTCTGCCTGAATGATATGGAACTCAGCGGAACATCCAGAATTGGCCATGCGAGACGGAGGGAAATCGAACGTAAAATCGGGCTTCAGATTACAGGTGAACCCGAACTGGATGACCCGGAATTGCTGATTGGAATTATGCACATCGATGAACGCTGGTATGCGGGTGAATTACTCTACAGTTCTTCCGACTGGCATGTTCATCAGCAGAAGCCGCATATGTACTCCACTGCACTTGGCACACGATTGGCAAGAACTGCAGTTAATATTGCAGTACCTCACCCGGAAGGCATACGGGTAATCGATCCATGCTGCGGAATTGGCACGGTATTAGTCGAAGCCTTGTCGATGGGAATTCCAATTGAAGGCCGGGATATTAATCCGCTTGTAGTCTACGGATCGCGCAAAAATATAGCCCACTTTGGTTTAGAAGGCAGCGTTACGATCG
The Sporosarcina sp. P33 genome window above contains:
- a CDS encoding TRM11 family methyltransferase; this translates as MTSQFLYTYIRHRDEQELCRMEMRAFFGKDVSGNVLKSDIAVDPSRSPFMQARLEVWLEADSIEQLEEKSSRLDVAPLFKTVCLNDMELSGTSRIGHARRREIERKIGLQITGEPELDDPELLIGIMHIDERWYAGELLYSSSDWHVHQQKPHMYSTALGTRLARTAVNIAVPHPEGIRVIDPCCGIGTVLVEALSMGIPIEGRDINPLVVYGSRKNIAHFGLEGSVTIGPIAEVNEMYDVAIIDMPYNLFTHITAEGQLEILKEARRIAKRCLIITIENMDEMLEISGFEITDRCLARKGTFSREVILCT
- the argB gene encoding acetylglutamate kinase yields the protein MTTSKSMQPTVPKRQVIKLGGSMLDELSESFFHRVKEMQADGIQLLIVHGGGPNINQELAEREIASTVVNGFRVTSAEAIGIVQSILIGQVNPALVHRFNQEGIQAVGLSGFDANLFTCDLLDFETYGYVGEIREVKTDILDTLLDAGVIPVISCIGATASGEALNVNADTVASQIALAVNAESLLLVTDTPGIRIHDEPQAEVRPEAIRGWIKTEEIYGGMIPKVMAAIDCLEAGIPSVQIVGQQLNGTVITNEEAIV
- the brnQ gene encoding branched-chain amino acid transport system II carrier protein, whose amino-acid sequence is MKSFTKFDTIKLGLTMFALFFGAGNMIFPPLLGQQAGTQTWITLAGFLITGVGLPYLGVVAVTMSGNQLSDLASKASPLFAMIFPLIVYLSIGPFFGMPRTATVSFEIAVSPFVPASAETLALAIFSITFFAITIWLALKPNKIVDRFGSILTPALLAIVTLIIVTGIIKPVGQAGPAMEPFTEAPFAKGFIEGYGTMDAIAALVFAIIVINAVKAKGITDRKAITSITMKAGTIAVVGLSLVYAGLAYLGSTSRIVAEGADNGGDILAKLAYALMGNSGLYLLGLAVTLACLTTAVGLVSASSTYLSKMIPGISYKMLVFVICTFTTIVANIGLTKLLEITLPVLIGVYPLAIVLISFRLFHPLFKGYHEVYILGLLAAGIIGFFDLLSAFKINLGPVTYFLKFLPLYEQGLGWIIPALVFGLIGFIVAYAQRKPLVE
- a CDS encoding enoyl-ACP reductase; this translates as MVDLLKLSGKNIVIMGVANERSIGWGVAKALFSVGANVIFTYRKDRSREKLEKALEKNEFTAAQIVQCDVNSDESIEHAFKTIGEQVGVIHGVVHSIAFAHQQDLHNPFVETTREGYAFAQDSSSYSLVAAAREARHYMTEGGAIVTMSYLGAERVLEGYNVMGVAKAALEASVRYLASELGEQNIRVNAISAGAVRTLSAKGVPSFNTILGQIEERAPLKRNVKPEEVSDMTIAMLSNLSSGVTGEVIYVDAGYHIMG
- the argJ gene encoding bifunctional ornithine acetyltransferase/N-acetylglutamate synthase, which produces METIESMKRISRKNIISPKGYKAVGIHCGLKHKKNDLALLVSEVPASVAGVFTTNAIQAAPLQVTKQVVYETQKMQAIVINSGNANACTGKQGMKDAITMQQKTAEHLGIDQHLVGVASTGVIGEQMKMEPLLAGIEKLNPMDTLEGSIQFSQAILTTDTVTKNTAYATVIDDREVIVAGVAKGSGMIEPNMATMLGFITTDANVESEHLQLALKNVTDVTFNSITVDGDTSTNDMVLVMANGMAGNKTLTPDHPEWQSFVDAVHAVSRDLAKMIAKDGEGATKLIETKVTGAATDEEARKIAKSVVGSPLVKTAVFGCDANWGRIIAAVGYSGATVNPEDIKIYIGDTLVVDGGEPIPFSEEKLLVYLKQHEVKFAIELNEGTGQGKAWGCDLTYDYVQINATYRT
- the argH gene encoding argininosuccinate lyase gives rise to the protein MKLWGGRFSSKADEIMEKFNSSLPVDYRLYKEDIAGSLAHVTMQVHSDLLSPEEGELLVNGLQSILADIESGALPIEGNYEDIHSFVEMHLTERVGEAGKKLHTARSRNDQVAVDMRQYARNQTAVVMDALQVLIDSLEAKGKANNVIMPGYTHLQRAQVVTFGHHLGAYAEMFKRDKKRVQNAAEILNENPLGCGALAGTTHDIDRQVTTDLLGFDKPVDNFLDGVSDRDYLLELLSDFSLIMMHMSRLSEELILWSSQEFRFVTISDAYSTGSSIMPQKKNPDAAELIRGKTGRVYGSLFALLTTLKGLPLTYNKDMQEDKEQFFDALDTVLDCLEVMSKMIDTLQVNADQMKAAIKGGFLNATEVADYLVAKGTPFRDAHEIVGKMIIYCEQENKAIEDLTVGELQQFSEQIENDIYDYIDYETIITKGNKGLMKGE
- a CDS encoding acetylornithine transaminase, with the translated sequence MTSLFNNYARRAVHLVKGQGTIVTDDKGKEYLDFTSGIAVVSLGHAHPAIVKALQEQSEKLWHISNLFESPEQEKLAESLTKHTDLSYALFCNSGAEANEAAIKLARKHTGKHLILTFKQSFHGRTFGAMSATGQDKIQAGFGPMLESFEALPFNDVTALKQAVNGNVAAIMLEVIQAEGGVNSVEPAFAEAIMEACREHGILLIIDEVQTGIGRTGTRYAYEQTALKPDIISLAKGLGGGFPIGALLAGEKFFDTFGPGSHGTTFGGNPLAVSVAQTVVDHVFDPAFLKNVQEHAAYLKKQLQAELPGGKYTVRGNGLLIGIHSSKEIGPYIQEAEKQGLLLVPAGTHVIRLLPPLTVSKEEIDQAVAILKNVLT
- the argC gene encoding N-acetyl-gamma-glutamyl-phosphate reductase; its protein translation is MKVGIIGASGYGGLELIRLLQNHPEIEQIDLFTSSEEGTIFSEKYPHLVSVHDQPMQAIEPEYISGLDTVFFSTPAGVTTALLPPLVGTGPKLIDLSGDFRLKDPAVFEQWYQKDAPAREFLERSVYGLPEWNKSEIAEAEFIANPGCYPTAVLLSLLPLLKNKLIDGSQLIIDAKSGISGAGNKPSQATHFSETNENFSIYKIHQHQHIPEIEQAMNLFADQPEPVTFTTHLVPMTRGIMATSYAKVNGQVTEEQLVNCLQETYKDSPFVRVLTGIQKIGTKQVYGSNYCDIHVKVDPRTNQATVIAVIDNVVKGAAGQAIQNMNIQYGLDETTGIMNIPLWI
- a CDS encoding cation diffusion facilitator family transporter, which encodes MTTRTQEHSFSSVLAIWISLISNIVLTVLKLIVGFIFKSPVLLADGFHNAGDVVASAAALTSMRISKRPADEDHPYGHGKAEVIGSSIVAIILGLASIYIAFEAVLALFEEPAAASTIALLTAVLSLVWKYVLYVYTIRVGKAENSKGLIATAYDHLADVYASLAAVVGIGLALLGDAYDWPLLAYGDPIAGIIVSILVFKIAMEIGKESVDILMEKSVCDDRLLSFEELICSIPEVKRIDRLRAREHGHYVLVDIRIGVAGDLTIQEGHIISSRLRNLIMAENEDVDEVLIHLNPWYPEK